From Pseudomonas vanderleydeniana, the proteins below share one genomic window:
- a CDS encoding efflux transporter outer membrane subunit → MKPQLSLLTVCLLLNACSGPASNPDSGLAPPAAWQFAQRQAMQQDNRQWWRQFGSPELDQLIEQARRDSHDIAAAAARVRQARASAVIAGAPLLPQLDLNLDASRSKLLHGTADSDNNSKSFGAGLTATYEVDFWGGLAATRDSALQSLRASEFDQATVELTLLGSVADQYARTLSAREQQHIAELNLVNAQSVLKLVQTRYDSGSATALELAQQKSLVAAQQRQLPLIQQQAGESLISLAALLGQPVQALQIGSRPFSSLSWPRIDAGLPSELLSRRPDIARAEAQLAAAQADVKVARAAMLPKLTLSAQLASESSEASKALRTPFYNLTAGLVAPIFNNGRLRAGRDKATAREEELLETYRGAIINGFADVEKALNSIERLDQQRQWQEEELRQAKAAFELSQSRYRAGAEDLLTVLETQRTLYAAEDLNVQLRLSRLQASIALYKALGGGWSER, encoded by the coding sequence ATGAAGCCGCAACTCTCCCTGCTTACGGTCTGCCTGCTGCTCAATGCCTGCAGCGGCCCCGCTTCCAACCCGGACAGCGGCCTGGCGCCGCCAGCCGCCTGGCAGTTTGCCCAACGCCAGGCCATGCAACAGGACAACCGCCAGTGGTGGCGACAATTTGGCAGCCCCGAACTCGACCAACTGATCGAACAGGCACGCCGGGACAGCCACGACATCGCTGCCGCCGCCGCACGAGTGCGCCAGGCCCGGGCCAGCGCAGTGATCGCCGGCGCCCCGCTGCTGCCACAGCTCGACCTGAACCTGGACGCCAGCCGCAGCAAGCTGCTGCACGGCACCGCCGACAGCGACAACAACAGCAAGAGTTTCGGTGCCGGCCTTACCGCCACCTACGAGGTGGACTTCTGGGGCGGGCTGGCCGCCACTCGCGATAGCGCCCTGCAAAGCCTGCGTGCCAGCGAATTCGACCAGGCCACGGTGGAGCTGACCCTGCTCGGCAGCGTCGCCGACCAGTACGCCCGCACCCTGTCCGCCCGCGAACAGCAGCACATCGCCGAACTGAACCTGGTCAACGCCCAAAGTGTGCTCAAGCTGGTGCAGACCCGCTACGACTCGGGCTCGGCCACTGCCCTGGAACTGGCCCAGCAGAAAAGCCTGGTCGCCGCCCAGCAGCGGCAGTTGCCACTGATCCAGCAACAGGCCGGGGAGTCGCTGATCAGCCTGGCCGCCCTGCTCGGTCAACCGGTGCAGGCCTTGCAGATTGGCAGCCGGCCCTTCTCCAGCCTGAGCTGGCCACGGATCGATGCCGGCCTGCCCAGCGAGCTGCTGAGTCGCCGCCCGGACATCGCCCGCGCCGAAGCGCAACTGGCGGCGGCCCAGGCCGACGTCAAGGTGGCACGGGCGGCGATGCTGCCGAAGCTGACCTTGAGTGCCCAACTGGCCTCGGAGTCCAGCGAGGCTTCCAAGGCCCTGCGCACGCCGTTCTACAACCTGACCGCCGGGCTGGTCGCACCGATCTTCAACAACGGCCGCCTGCGGGCGGGACGGGACAAGGCCACGGCCCGCGAAGAGGAACTGCTGGAGACCTATCGCGGGGCGATCATCAATGGCTTTGCCGATGTCGAAAAGGCGCTCAACAGCATCGAGCGCCTGGATCAGCAACGCCAGTGGCAGGAGGAAGAACTGCGGCAGGCCAAGGCCGCCTTCGAACTGTCCCAGAGTCGCTACCGGGCTGGGGCCGAAGACCTGCTGACCGTACTGGAAACACAACGCACGCTGTATGCCGCCGAAGACCTGAACGTGCAACTGCGACTGAGCCGCCTGCAAGCCAGTATCGCCCTGTACAAGGCGTTGGGTGGGGGCTGGAGCGAGCGCTGA
- the pvdN gene encoding pyoverdine-tailoring periplasmic protein PvdN, whose product MTDRRTFLKQAGLLAASLPLGTRLDLAAAASAPVASPAQGGDKWARLRQLFDQDPDYLHFSNFLVTSHPKPVRDAIERHRAAIDRNPGLAMDWDLAQTWQRESQVRHAAGRYLKAQPGQIALTGSTTEGLAMIYGGIHVRHDQEILTTEHEHYSTRNTLRLRTERQGTRVRKISLFQDAHRVSADEVLGNIARAIKPETRVLGMTWVQSGSGVKLPIGEIGKLVAERNRNRDDKDRILYVIDGVHGFGVDNLDFPDMHCDFFIAGTHKWMFGPRGTGIVCARSEELRDVTPLEPTFSEDTNFATSMSPGGYHAFEHRWALDQAFELHLELGKADVQARIHALNSELKQRLQADSRIELVTPMSPELSAGFSFFRVKGQDSDKVAATLLKNKVVVDAVDRDVGPVVRTAPGLLNTEAELDRFMSLLGQQL is encoded by the coding sequence ATGACTGACCGCAGAACCTTTCTCAAGCAGGCCGGCCTGCTCGCCGCCAGCCTGCCGCTCGGTACCCGCCTGGACCTTGCCGCCGCTGCCTCGGCACCGGTCGCCAGCCCCGCGCAAGGTGGCGACAAATGGGCGCGGCTACGCCAGCTGTTCGACCAGGACCCGGACTACCTGCACTTCTCCAACTTCCTGGTCACCAGCCACCCCAAGCCGGTGCGCGACGCCATCGAACGCCATCGCGCAGCCATCGATCGCAACCCGGGCCTGGCGATGGACTGGGACCTGGCGCAAACCTGGCAGCGCGAAAGCCAGGTGCGTCACGCCGCCGGGCGCTACCTGAAGGCCCAGCCGGGCCAGATCGCCCTGACCGGCAGCACCACCGAAGGCCTGGCGATGATCTACGGCGGCATCCATGTTCGCCACGACCAGGAAATCCTCACCACCGAGCATGAGCATTACTCGACTCGCAACACCCTGCGCCTGCGCACCGAACGCCAAGGCACCCGGGTGCGCAAGATCAGCCTGTTCCAGGACGCCCACCGCGTCTCGGCCGACGAGGTACTCGGCAATATCGCTCGTGCGATCAAGCCCGAAACCCGTGTACTGGGCATGACCTGGGTACAGTCCGGCAGCGGGGTCAAGCTGCCGATCGGCGAGATCGGCAAGCTGGTGGCGGAAAGGAACCGCAACCGCGACGACAAGGACCGTATTCTCTACGTGATCGACGGCGTCCATGGCTTCGGTGTCGACAACCTCGACTTTCCGGACATGCACTGCGACTTCTTCATTGCCGGTACCCACAAGTGGATGTTCGGTCCGCGCGGCACTGGCATCGTCTGCGCCCGTTCGGAAGAACTCCGGGACGTTACGCCACTGGAGCCGACCTTTTCCGAAGACACCAACTTCGCCACTTCGATGAGCCCCGGTGGCTATCACGCCTTCGAACATCGCTGGGCCCTGGACCAGGCCTTCGAACTGCACCTGGAGCTGGGCAAGGCCGATGTCCAGGCACGGATCCACGCCCTCAACAGCGAGCTCAAGCAACGCCTGCAGGCCGATTCGCGCATCGAACTGGTCACGCCCATGAGCCCGGAGCTGTCGGCTGGTTTCAGCTTCTTCCGGGTCAAGGGCCAGGACAGCGACAAGGTCGCCGCCACACTGTTGAAAAACAAGGTGGTGGTCGATGCGGTGGACCGCGACGTCGGGCCGGTGGTGCGTACCGCCCCCGGGCTGCTCAACACCGAAGCCGAACTGGATCGTTTCATGAGCCTGCTGGGCCAGCAGCTGTGA
- the pvdO gene encoding dihydropyoverdine dehydrogenase produces MTLAALCAAGLSGTALAASTPLPGKVFKDCKDCPEMVVLPAGSFTMGSPEDEIGREPDEGPMHEVTFKKAFAISRFQVLAGEWKAYLHSTGYTMPDGDTRPGRECLAGEPRYPMSDRQPAVCMDWREAEAYAKWLSKKTGKAYHLVSEAQREYAVRGGTRGPFPFPFDEGKEYSIAKHANTYGPADGFSYTSPAGSFPPNAFGVYDGHGNVWEWTADCYVDTYTGAPTDGSPRLDSQECEDRRSIRGNDWTEAPVFSRSANRNERSEYTRGDWLGFRVVREL; encoded by the coding sequence ATGACCCTTGCCGCCCTGTGCGCGGCGGGACTGTCCGGTACCGCCTTGGCCGCCAGCACGCCGTTGCCGGGCAAGGTGTTCAAGGACTGCAAGGACTGCCCGGAAATGGTGGTACTGCCCGCCGGCAGCTTCACCATGGGCAGTCCGGAAGACGAGATCGGTCGTGAACCGGATGAAGGGCCGATGCATGAGGTCACCTTCAAGAAGGCCTTCGCCATCAGCCGCTTTCAGGTCCTGGCCGGCGAATGGAAAGCCTACCTGCACAGCACCGGCTACACGATGCCGGACGGCGATACCCGCCCGGGTCGCGAATGCCTGGCCGGTGAGCCACGCTACCCCATGAGCGACCGGCAGCCGGCGGTCTGCATGGATTGGCGCGAGGCCGAGGCCTATGCGAAGTGGCTGTCGAAGAAAACCGGCAAGGCCTACCACCTGGTCAGCGAAGCCCAGCGTGAATACGCCGTGCGCGGTGGCACCCGAGGCCCGTTCCCCTTCCCCTTCGACGAGGGCAAGGAGTACAGCATCGCCAAGCACGCCAATACCTATGGCCCGGCGGACGGTTTCAGCTACACCTCGCCGGCCGGCAGCTTCCCGCCCAATGCCTTCGGCGTCTATGACGGCCACGGCAATGTCTGGGAGTGGACCGCCGACTGCTATGTCGACACCTACACGGGTGCACCGACCGACGGCAGCCCGCGCCTGGACAGCCAGGAATGCGAGGACCGCCGCTCGATCCGTGGCAATGACTGGACCGAAGCGCCGGTCTTCTCCCGCTCCGCCAACCGCAACGAACGCAGCGAATACACCCGTGGCGACTGGCTGGGTTTTCGCGTCGTCCGCGAACTCTAA
- the pvdM gene encoding pyoverdine-tailoring dipeptidase-like protein PvdM produces MTKPRSKKALYIGLPLALAIGAASAWLGWQYWSNPGYPLDIVKQADELQERIISFDSHITVPLTFGAEGREADKDGSGQFDLVKADRGRLSAAALTVFGWPEIWNGANAPHHPTAGFVDEARKQQEVRYKIITGMVRDFPNRVGIAYTPDDMRRLHGEGKFAIFISMLNAYPLGHDLSLLDTWTARGMRMFGFSYVGNNDWADSSRPLPFLNDTPDALGGLSEIGKQAVHRLNDLGVIIDVSQMSTKALEQVSQLSRTPMVASHSAPRALVDIPRNLSDQEMQLIKNSGGVVQIVAFPAYLRPLSQPTQDKLNALRKRFDLPPLPNLAMALMPGDPIITVWPEQRFGEYASELYAILDKEPKADLKDFGNAIDYAVKKIGIDHVGISSDFNDGGGIDGFKDVSEARNVTAELLQRGYSEADIAKLWGGNFLRVWDQVQKAARH; encoded by the coding sequence ATGACAAAACCGCGTTCGAAAAAGGCTCTCTATATCGGTCTGCCCCTGGCCCTGGCCATCGGCGCCGCCTCGGCCTGGCTGGGCTGGCAGTATTGGTCCAATCCCGGCTACCCGCTGGATATCGTCAAGCAGGCGGACGAGCTGCAGGAGCGGATAATCTCGTTCGACAGCCACATCACCGTGCCGCTGACTTTCGGCGCCGAAGGCCGCGAGGCGGACAAGGACGGTTCCGGCCAGTTCGATCTGGTCAAGGCCGACCGCGGGCGCCTGTCCGCCGCCGCCCTGACGGTATTCGGCTGGCCGGAGATCTGGAACGGCGCGAACGCTCCGCATCACCCGACGGCAGGCTTCGTCGACGAGGCGCGCAAGCAGCAGGAAGTGCGCTACAAGATCATCACCGGGATGGTCCGTGACTTCCCCAATCGCGTCGGCATCGCCTACACCCCCGATGACATGCGCAGGCTGCATGGCGAAGGCAAGTTCGCGATTTTCATCAGCATGCTCAATGCCTACCCACTGGGCCATGACCTCAGCCTGCTGGACACCTGGACCGCGCGCGGCATGCGCATGTTCGGTTTCAGCTACGTGGGCAACAACGACTGGGCCGACTCGTCCCGCCCGCTGCCGTTTCTCAACGATACCCCCGACGCCCTGGGCGGCCTGTCCGAAATCGGCAAGCAGGCGGTGCATCGTCTCAACGACCTGGGGGTGATCATCGATGTCTCGCAGATGTCGACCAAGGCCCTGGAACAGGTCAGCCAGCTGAGCCGCACGCCCATGGTCGCCTCGCACTCGGCACCGCGCGCGCTGGTGGACATTCCACGCAACCTCAGCGACCAGGAAATGCAACTGATCAAGAACAGCGGCGGCGTGGTCCAGATCGTCGCCTTCCCCGCCTACCTGCGCCCCCTGAGCCAGCCGACCCAGGACAAGCTCAACGCCCTGCGCAAGCGCTTCGACCTGCCGCCGTTGCCCAACCTCGCCATGGCGCTGATGCCCGGCGACCCGATCATCACCGTCTGGCCGGAACAACGCTTCGGCGAATACGCCAGCGAGCTGTACGCAATCCTCGACAAGGAACCCAAGGCCGACCTGAAGGACTTTGGCAACGCCATCGATTATGCGGTGAAGAAAATCGGCATCGACCACGTCGGCATCAGTTCGGACTTCAACGACGGCGGCGGCATCGATGGCTTCAAGGATGTCAGCGAAGCCCGCAACGTGACGGCCGAACTGCTCCAGCGTGGCTACTCCGAAGCGGACATCGCCAAGCTCTGGGGCGGCAATTTCCTGCGGGTCTGGGACCAGGTGCAGAAGGCGGCCAGGCACTGA
- the pvdP gene encoding pyoverdine maturation tyrosinase PvdP, with product MTISRRGFIAGLALTGAAIPAAYYAQRELTREDEPITPGEATVDLPDTAGQRLANNLRGVWSIRFEGRDAGLAGLPLEGVQVLLDIAPRGRGVRGFIDTAEGLRGDAEPRLRIVGDLAVADGARLFWRLFRGSEVFPEYELSMILDEVWGTYGNAGSGTLTGRIERLDRPLALTQLDSRFVATKHTFPEARERIGLSAPLLAWLVSPEHRLFHQLWHATRDKWHKLPEDKRDGLRGIGWQPGPRDKERDARGPRKDRNGSGVDFFFMHRHMLQAARAIQPLPSWRRFPQPQPELERDRQGFIRYFDNHDGWAVPPTWLAEDDDDYSQWVSDIKSGETYHSNFQVWESQYTDPRYLSKLTLGQFGSELELGLHDWLHMRWAAVPRDPSNDAPVPMAREFTDFAPRWFQPENDFLGDPFSSHVHPVFWLFHGWIDDRIEDWFRAHERFHPGQVTRLQVNGVPWFAPGRWVEVDDPWLGPSTHGCSTTPGLSIGKSVEMDPETMKLALRITFADEKGLPDLLRRVPRRPWYARHLSLKDRFF from the coding sequence ATGACGATTTCTCGACGAGGGTTCATAGCAGGCCTGGCGCTTACCGGCGCCGCCATCCCCGCGGCTTATTACGCGCAGCGTGAACTGACGCGCGAGGACGAGCCCATCACGCCGGGCGAGGCCACGGTCGACCTGCCGGACACTGCGGGCCAGCGCCTGGCCAACAACTTGCGCGGGGTCTGGAGCATCCGTTTCGAGGGTCGCGATGCCGGCCTGGCGGGACTACCGCTGGAAGGGGTGCAGGTGTTGCTCGATATCGCGCCGCGTGGTCGCGGGGTGCGCGGTTTCATCGATACGGCCGAGGGCCTGCGCGGTGACGCCGAGCCACGGTTGCGTATCGTCGGCGACCTGGCGGTGGCCGACGGTGCCCGGTTGTTCTGGCGCCTGTTCCGCGGCTCGGAGGTGTTCCCCGAGTATGAGTTGAGCATGATCCTCGACGAGGTCTGGGGCACTTACGGCAATGCTGGCAGTGGCACCCTCACCGGGCGTATCGAGCGCCTCGACCGGCCGCTGGCGTTGACCCAGCTGGACAGCCGTTTCGTCGCCACCAAGCACACCTTTCCCGAAGCCCGCGAACGCATCGGCCTGAGTGCACCCCTGCTGGCCTGGCTGGTGTCGCCCGAGCATCGGCTATTCCACCAGCTCTGGCATGCCACCCGGGACAAGTGGCACAAGTTGCCCGAAGACAAGCGCGATGGCCTGCGCGGCATCGGTTGGCAGCCCGGTCCGCGCGACAAGGAGCGTGATGCCCGAGGGCCGCGCAAGGACCGCAATGGTTCGGGGGTCGACTTCTTCTTCATGCACCGGCACATGCTGCAGGCGGCGCGGGCTATCCAGCCGTTGCCGTCCTGGCGCCGTTTCCCGCAGCCGCAGCCGGAGCTGGAGCGTGACCGCCAGGGGTTCATCCGTTACTTCGACAACCATGACGGCTGGGCGGTACCGCCGACCTGGCTGGCCGAGGACGATGACGACTACAGTCAGTGGGTCAGCGACATCAAGAGCGGCGAGACCTACCACAGCAACTTCCAGGTCTGGGAGTCGCAGTACACCGATCCGCGCTATCTGTCCAAGCTGACCCTGGGCCAGTTCGGCTCGGAGCTTGAACTGGGCCTGCACGACTGGTTGCACATGCGTTGGGCCGCGGTACCGCGCGACCCGTCCAACGACGCGCCGGTGCCGATGGCCCGCGAGTTCACCGATTTCGCCCCGCGTTGGTTCCAGCCGGAGAACGACTTTCTCGGTGACCCGTTCTCTTCCCACGTGCACCCGGTGTTCTGGTTGTTCCATGGCTGGATCGATGATCGCATCGAAGACTGGTTTCGTGCCCATGAACGCTTCCATCCGGGCCAGGTCACGCGACTGCAGGTCAATGGCGTGCCGTGGTTCGCGCCCGGGCGCTGGGTCGAGGTGGATGATCCGTGGCTGGGCCCGAGCACCCATGGATGCAGCACCACGCCGGGCCTGAGCATCGGCAAGTCGGTGGAGATGGATCCGGAGACCATGAAGCTGGCGCTGCGTATCACCTTCGCCGACGAGAAGGGCTTGCCCGACCTGCTGCGACGGGTACCGCGGCGCCCTTGGTATGCCCGGCACCTGTCGTTGAAAGATCGTTTCTTCTAA
- a CDS encoding sigma-70 family RNA polymerase sigma factor, which translates to MLENYYRELVCFLNAKLGNRQVVEDVVHDAYLRVLERSSETPIEQPRAFLYRTAMNLMIDDHRRNAVRQNEPLAVLDSDERFFSPSPQTELDHDLRLLMLQRALAELPRLCRDSFMLRKLEGLSHPEIAERLNISRSLVEKHIVNAMKHCRARMRQWDCE; encoded by the coding sequence ATGTTGGAAAACTACTACCGTGAACTGGTGTGTTTCCTCAATGCGAAACTGGGCAACCGCCAGGTTGTCGAGGATGTGGTGCATGATGCCTATCTACGTGTGCTGGAGCGCTCCAGCGAAACACCGATCGAACAACCGCGGGCCTTCCTCTATCGCACGGCGATGAACCTGATGATCGACGATCATCGGCGTAACGCCGTGCGCCAGAACGAACCCTTGGCAGTGCTCGATAGCGATGAGCGGTTTTTCAGTCCCTCTCCGCAGACGGAGCTGGATCATGACCTGCGACTGCTCATGCTGCAGCGCGCCCTGGCCGAACTGCCGAGGCTGTGCCGCGACAGTTTCATGCTGCGCAAGCTCGAGGGCCTGTCGCACCCGGAAATTGCAGAGCGCCTGAATATTTCCCGCAGCCTGGTGGAAAAACATATCGTCAATGCGATGAAACACTGCCGCGCCCGCATGCGTCAGTGGGACTGTGAATGA
- a CDS encoding efflux RND transporter periplasmic adaptor subunit, translating into MKRPRRTRRALLVSLCLIPVVAFAAWQILPPGRDSFATVTVNRGDIESSVTALGTLQPRRYVDVGAQASGQIHKIHVEVGDQVKEGQLLVEIDPSTQKAKLDAGRYSIENLRAQLQEQRALHELARQKYQRQLQLNAGGATRVEDIQSAQAEMRTTQARIDMFQAQILQAQASLRSDEAELGYTRIYAPMAGTVVALDAREGQTLNAQQQTPLILRIAKLSPMTVWAEVSEADIGHVKPGMSAYFTTLSGGNRRWSSTVRQILPVPPKPLEQSSQSGSNSPSGSSKSGAARVVLYTVLLDVDNADQALMAEMTTQVFFVADRAQNVLTAPIAALQGGHDPHRQTARVVTPEGRIETREVRTGISDRLRIQVLDGLAEGDHLLIGPAVGSGG; encoded by the coding sequence ATGAAACGTCCTCGACGCACCCGACGCGCCCTGCTTGTCTCGCTCTGCCTGATCCCTGTCGTCGCCTTCGCCGCCTGGCAGATCCTGCCTCCGGGGCGCGACAGTTTCGCCACCGTCACGGTCAACCGCGGTGACATAGAAAGCAGCGTGACTGCCCTCGGCACCCTGCAACCACGCCGCTACGTCGATGTCGGTGCCCAGGCCTCCGGGCAGATCCACAAGATCCACGTCGAGGTCGGCGACCAGGTGAAAGAAGGCCAGTTGCTGGTCGAGATCGATCCCTCGACGCAGAAAGCCAAGCTCGACGCGGGCCGCTATTCCATCGAAAACCTCAGGGCCCAGCTCCAGGAGCAGCGTGCCCTGCATGAACTGGCCCGGCAGAAGTACCAGCGCCAACTGCAACTCAATGCCGGCGGCGCCACTCGCGTCGAGGACATCCAGAGTGCCCAGGCCGAGATGCGTACCACCCAGGCGCGCATCGACATGTTCCAGGCCCAGATTCTCCAGGCCCAGGCCAGCCTGCGCAGCGACGAGGCGGAGCTGGGCTATACCCGCATCTACGCGCCGATGGCCGGCACCGTGGTCGCCCTTGATGCCCGCGAGGGCCAGACGCTCAATGCCCAGCAACAGACGCCACTGATCCTGCGGATCGCCAAACTGTCGCCAATGACGGTCTGGGCCGAAGTCTCCGAAGCCGACATCGGCCACGTCAAGCCGGGCATGAGTGCCTACTTCACCACCCTCAGCGGCGGCAACCGGCGCTGGAGCAGCACTGTGCGGCAGATCCTGCCGGTACCGCCCAAGCCCCTGGAACAGTCCAGCCAGAGCGGCAGCAACAGCCCCAGCGGCAGCAGCAAGAGCGGTGCCGCACGGGTAGTGCTGTATACCGTGCTGCTGGATGTCGACAACGCCGACCAGGCCCTGATGGCGGAAATGACCACCCAGGTGTTCTTCGTCGCCGACCGTGCGCAGAACGTCCTCACCGCACCGATCGCCGCCCTGCAGGGTGGCCACGACCCGCACCGGCAGACGGCCCGGGTCGTCACCCCCGAAGGCCGGATCGAGACCCGTGAAGTGCGCACCGGCATCAGCGATCGCCTGCGCATCCAGGTACTCGACGGCCTGGCCGAAGGCGATCATCTGCTGATCGGTCCGGCCGTCGGTAGCGGAGGCTGA
- a CDS encoding MacB family efflux pump subunit, with translation MQTPLIELQDIRKSYGGDDSPLVEVLRGIDLSIHAGEFVAIVGASGSGKSTLMNILGCLDRPTSGSYRFAGEPVAELDTDELAWLRREAFGFVFQGYHLIPSGSAQENVEMPAIYAGTPAAERHARAAALLDRLGLESRRGNRPHQLSGGQQQRVSIARALMNGGHIILADEPTGALDSHSGAEVMTLLDELASQGHVVILITHDREVAARAKRIIEIRDGLIISDSARQAGAAPPSANPGSLQAVDLRQRLSDGSEYNGAWKSELLEAVQAAWRVMWINRFRTALTLLGIVIGVASVVVMLAVGEGSKRQVIAQMGAFGSNIIYLSGAAPAPRAPLGIITLDDVAALSALPQVKMIMPVNGNDATVRFGNLDHNAYVGGNDTQFPAIFNWPVVEGSYFTQEDARSGAAVAVIGHKIREKLFQHLPTPIGQYLLIENVPFQIVGVLQEKGATSGETDSDERVAIPYSAASVRLFGTHNPEYVAIATSDGRNVKDAERAIDQVMMTLHNGRRDFRLTNNAAMIQAEARTQNTLSLMLGSIAAISLLVGGIGVMNIMLMTVRERTREIGIRMATGARQRDILRQFLTEAVMLSVVGGLAGVVLALGVGGILILSKVAVAFSLAAVTGAFACALVTGVIFGFMPARKAARLDPVAALTSE, from the coding sequence ATGCAAACGCCACTGATCGAACTGCAGGACATCCGTAAATCCTATGGTGGTGACGACAGCCCACTGGTGGAAGTGTTGCGCGGCATCGACCTGTCGATCCATGCCGGCGAGTTCGTCGCTATCGTCGGCGCCTCCGGCTCGGGCAAGTCGACCCTGATGAACATCCTGGGCTGCCTGGACCGCCCCACGTCCGGCAGCTACCGCTTCGCCGGCGAGCCGGTGGCCGAACTGGACACCGACGAGCTGGCCTGGCTGCGTCGCGAGGCCTTCGGCTTCGTGTTCCAGGGCTATCACCTGATTCCTTCCGGATCAGCCCAGGAAAACGTCGAGATGCCGGCCATCTACGCCGGCACCCCGGCGGCCGAGCGCCATGCCCGCGCCGCCGCCCTGCTCGACCGCCTGGGCCTGGAAAGCCGTCGCGGCAATCGCCCGCACCAGCTCTCCGGCGGCCAGCAGCAACGGGTGTCGATCGCCCGTGCCCTGATGAACGGCGGCCACATCATTCTCGCCGACGAACCCACCGGCGCCCTCGACAGCCACAGCGGTGCCGAGGTGATGACCCTGCTCGACGAACTGGCGAGCCAGGGCCACGTGGTGATCCTGATCACCCACGACCGCGAGGTCGCGGCCCGCGCCAAGCGCATCATCGAGATCCGTGACGGCCTGATCATCAGCGACAGCGCCCGGCAGGCCGGCGCCGCCCCGCCCAGCGCCAACCCGGGCTCCCTGCAGGCGGTGGACCTGCGCCAGCGCCTGAGCGACGGCAGCGAATACAACGGCGCCTGGAAAAGCGAACTGCTCGAGGCCGTGCAGGCCGCCTGGCGGGTGATGTGGATCAACCGCTTCCGCACGGCCCTGACCCTGCTCGGCATCGTCATCGGCGTCGCCTCGGTGGTGGTCATGCTGGCGGTGGGCGAAGGCAGCAAGCGCCAGGTCATCGCCCAGATGGGCGCCTTCGGCTCGAACATCATCTACCTGAGCGGCGCCGCCCCTGCGCCCCGCGCACCACTGGGCATCATCACCCTGGACGACGTGGCGGCGCTGTCGGCACTGCCCCAGGTGAAAATGATCATGCCGGTCAATGGTAACGATGCGACGGTGCGCTTCGGCAACCTGGACCACAACGCCTATGTTGGCGGCAACGACACGCAGTTCCCGGCGATCTTCAACTGGCCGGTGGTCGAAGGCAGCTACTTCACCCAGGAGGATGCGCGCAGTGGCGCAGCGGTGGCGGTGATCGGCCACAAGATCCGCGAAAAGCTGTTCCAGCACCTGCCCACCCCCATTGGCCAGTACCTGCTGATCGAGAACGTGCCGTTCCAGATCGTCGGCGTACTCCAGGAAAAAGGTGCCACCTCCGGCGAAACCGACAGCGACGAGCGGGTGGCAATCCCCTACTCCGCCGCCAGCGTCCGCCTGTTCGGCACCCACAACCCGGAATACGTGGCCATCGCCACCAGCGACGGGCGCAACGTCAAGGACGCCGAACGTGCCATCGACCAGGTGATGATGACCCTGCACAACGGCCGGCGCGACTTCCGCCTGACCAACAACGCGGCGATGATCCAGGCCGAGGCCCGCACCCAGAACACCCTGTCGCTGATGCTCGGTTCGATTGCCGCCATCTCGCTGCTGGTGGGCGGGATCGGCGTGATGAACATCATGCTCATGACCGTACGCGAGCGTACCCGGGAAATCGGTATCCGCATGGCCACCGGCGCCCGCCAGCGAGACATCCTGCGCCAGTTTCTGACCGAGGCGGTGATGCTCTCGGTGGTCGGCGGCCTGGCCGGCGTGGTCCTGGCCCTGGGCGTCGGCGGCATCCTGATACTGAGCAAGGTCGCGGTGGCCTTCTCCCTGGCCGCCGTGACCGGTGCCTTCGCCTGCGCCCTGGTCACCGGCGTGATCTTCGGCTTCATGCCGGCCCGCAAAGCCGCCCGGCTCGATCCGGTGGCAGCCCTTACCAGTGAATGA